The sequence GAGGTGGGTACCCCTCTGGGAATAACCATTGATTATCAGACGTTGAAGGATGACACGGTGACTGTACGTGATCGCGACACATGGAAACAGGTTAGAAGCGGGATTAAGGGGCTTCCTGGACTGCTCCATGCTTTTTTCCGTTATAAAGTAGAATTTAGAGACTTGGGGCAACTGATTAAAGGTTAATTTCTTAATTTCTTTCGCTACATTTTTTAAGGCTTTCGCATATCATATGTCGAGTGTCGATGAAGACTTTTGAGAGGCGGAAGCAGTGGTTTTTCCGGTGGAAACAGAAGAACGAGTGAAACGAAGAGCTCTCACCGTTTGCCGAGATCATTTAAGAAAGGTAACGGAAGTTTCTCGTAAGGTTTCACAGATGGTTGATTGCTTTGTAAAGGAAGACAAAAAGTCGGCTCGAATCTTGTTCACAGAGATCAAGAAGTCGAGGGAGGAGGTAGACGGAGCAAGGCGTATGGTTTCACGAGAGCTTGCTGAGATAGGGGCCATTCTGATGAGTCGAGAAGATTTTCTTCGCTTCACCAACCTGACAAGTGAAATCGCAGACTTTTCTGAGGGCATTGGGTTTCGACTGTTGGAGATCATGGAGAGAGGGTGGAAGGTGCCTCTAAAAGTTAAGAAGGGGTTGATGAAGCTTTCGGATGGAGTGTTTGAAACCGTCTCAAAGCTTCGGGAAACCGCCATGACGCTGAGCTACGGTTCGACGAAGACTCTTGAGAAAGCTAGGGAAGTTGAGATTGCTGAACATGTCGTTGACGATCTTTATCGAGAGCTTGAGTTAGAAATCATCAACAGTCAAGCTGAAATTCCTGTGCTAATTCTTTTAAGAGACGTAACTCGGCTTCTAGAAGACGCGGCGGACAAGGCTGAAGACGCTTCTGATGTTGCTCGCATTTTGTCTTTCACCATCTAGAAGAAACTGGAACGGAACTGGAATGTCTGAGAAAATCGAAACGGAGTTTATTGAAAACTTTCTGGTGGTGTGGACCCCGGAGAAGGGATCTGAACTCTACCGTCGTGGCTTTTACGGCAAGCCCATAGGTATCCCCAAGCCCAAGAATATGGACTTTAATGTTCCCCTAATCCTCGACCTTATGGAAGGAGTCTATCTAATGGAAAAGGGGATGATCACAGTTTCTGAAGGACCGAAAGGAGCCAATGTCAGCTTCAAGAAACTGCGGGCAAGGGCCAAATCACTCTATGAAGAGTTCGACCTGAAGTACGCAGTGTATCGAGACATGCGCGACCGAGGACTCTTCGTCACGCCAGGCATGAAATACGGGTGCGACTTCGCCGTATACAAGCAAGGAC comes from Candidatus Bathyarchaeota archaeon and encodes:
- a CDS encoding DUF47 family protein, whose product is MVFPVETEERVKRRALTVCRDHLRKVTEVSRKVSQMVDCFVKEDKKSARILFTEIKKSREEVDGARRMVSRELAEIGAILMSREDFLRFTNLTSEIADFSEGIGFRLLEIMERGWKVPLKVKKGLMKLSDGVFETVSKLRETAMTLSYGSTKTLEKAREVEIAEHVVDDLYRELELEIINSQAEIPVLILLRDVTRLLEDAADKAEDASDVARILSFTI
- the endA gene encoding tRNA-intron lyase, with the translated sequence METEFIENFLVVWTPEKGSELYRRGFYGKPIGIPKPKNMDFNVPLILDLMEGVYLMEKGMITVSEGPKGANVSFKKLRARAKSLYEEFDLKYAVYRDMRDRGLFVTPGMKYGCDFAVYKQGPGVDHAPYMISVKKAKDEVTATDIVKAGRLATTVRKRFIMAIPDLETEHIRYLIFKWFKA